The DNA window ttgttttatttgttcaatctcaaaacaaataaaaaaagctggatctagtttttttccaaaaaagtgggaaatcttcatttgaggtttattgtgggTTTATTAGGGGTATgactaggttaggttagatcagattacattgggttgggcaaggttagaaccaagaatcagatttggggcagatttgggggcagcttttctccagctttggggcagctttgagacagaagtctcactttacccctactcaCAGGTGTAAAGCAAGGATGCCTATTGAGCCCGATTCTATTTGCattgtttattaatgatttagAAGATTGCCTTGATGGAGGAATAAAGATAAAGAATGTATGCATCAAACTCCTGGCATATGCTGACGATATAGTGATGCTTGCTCCTGACCTTAGGATAGGTCTGAAGAGAATGATAGCAAACCTTGAAGCATATTGTGTAAAATGGAACTTGCAGGTGAATCTAGCAAAgtcaaaaataattatcttcAGAAAAGGTGGTAGGATAGGAAGACATGCATGATGTGTGGAGATACAATAATGAAGTGATTGAGatagtgaacaactacaaatATCTGGGAATTGACCTGTCATCCAAGCTATCTCTTGCTAGTCACTTCAAAGAAAGATCATCTTCGGCAAAAATCACCCTGAACATGTTTCATCGGCTGCTGTCACAAAACAATATATCAATCAAGGCTAAATGCAATGTGTTTGATGCGGTAACTAGGTCCACTCTGTGTTATGGAGCTCAAGTGTGGGGTGCAAGGATGTATGAAGATGTAGAAAAGGTGCAACGACTCTTCATTAAAAAAGTATTCAGCCTCTCTATGTGGGCACCAGACTCTACCCTACTCTTGGAAACTGGATGTCTACCACTATTCTTGTATACTGTTAAATTGCATGTGAAATACATGAGAAGGTGCATGAAACTACCCATTGCCAGATATCCCAGATTATTGTTGGAGGAGATCACACGAACAGGGACTTTTGTTGTCAATGACTGGGATGTGCTTGAAAGGCAGCACGGCATCAATGCCGCGGAAATACTCTCGCAGAATGTCTCTATCAGCAGCTTATTGACGAGGATGAAGGAGAGATTCATAATGGACAGCAAGATAAAGCGGCTAAGAAGTGAGCGCACCTCCCTGTACTGCGAGCTAGAGCTAGAAGGCACCGGTTACATCAGTGAGCAGGAAGACTTGGCACTAATCAAATGGCTCTTCAAGGCGCGAACAGAGCTGATCCAGTTGAACAGATACACGTTCAATGAGCCAGTGAAGCTGTGTTCCCTATGCAActggaaggaagaagaggatgtGATGCATTTTGTCGCCAGATGCCCCATACTACGCGAGATACGGTGCGCTTACCTGAGGAGAGGCTTGCTGTCGAGAGAGGTACCTGAATGGCAGTGACTGGAGAGATGTTAGCCGCTACTGTAGGGCTGCTTGGCAGTACAGGACTGTATTCATTAATCCAGGAGTTCAATTTTCAAAGCTTTCTTAAAACGTATCTTCTTttgcagtaataataataaaaaaaaacttctttGCCATATCgttcaaatataattaatgtagcattgttaactttttgcaacttaaaaaagggaaaaattatCTTTCTCCTCTCCCCCCGGACGGATCTTATCCATGGGGCGAATGCCAGTAATGTAATacttatatagaaatatttctgtAACAAATTGTTGTATATTTGATCAATAAAggcgattattattattacatccGTGACACATTCAAGGTTGCACCAATACAGGAAACGGTATGCGAGAGTCGACTACGATGGTTTTGCCATGTGATGCGCAGAGACGACGATCACATGACTAAAAGGGAGATTATCAGCACTGCTGAGGGTAGAAGAGGCCGCGGTCGCCCCCGACGACTTGGGCGAGCCCAATATCTAAATATATGAAGACGATGGGTGTAAACATGGAAATGACAAAAGACAGAGAAGAATGCCGCAAATTGATTCGGAGAGCCGACCCCAAATGACTTGGGAGAAGGCTATgttggatgatgatgatgataatgaatgCTGTATCATTGCAGACTAATTTCATCATTTGATGTTGGTTTGTGTACAtagttttttaaaatgaataataattgtttgaaattgGGGCATTTAATAGTACATTCATTTAGTATGTATCTATATGAAATAAGATGTTTCAAATGGCATTCAATTCAATCAGGATTGAGctaatcaacaaaattcaacactgattagttcaataaaaataaaaatctttattttactagtttcataaaaataataaacttctTATATAATATAGTTTTTCTAGCAAATAATTCTCCTACACTATATAAAAATCTaactttgaaaaaaacatagacgggataggaaatagctgtttgacgcattatcacttCTGAACTAATTAAGTTCACTTCTGAACTTAATTTCCTGAGGATGGATAacatcatttttattgaacaattaattctaatataaataattattcaattagtgATACAAAGTTAGGTGAAGATGACATCGAGTGGAGCCGCGTGTCCGAGACGAGACGTGCTGACGTGCTCGGTTCTGGATGCGAAGGTCCCCCCCCGATTCCAAGCCGCTCAGAaaccatttttttcaacttcaatgaagattattcatgtaattttgacaaaataataaattattattctgcttgtgtataattttaaaatcaCTTTTTCTATTGTACATTTGATAGGATGATGCTTTTAATTTTCACCATGGAACTATAGAATTCTAATTCAATCTATTTTGTGTTTCTCAGAGACCCTTGCGGAGCGCGGGTTACACCTGCTCGTTTATAATATGTATTAGCCTATTAGACCGCctacaataatttcattgtACACTTATTTGAATTATAACATTTTAAGTAAAATTTAATACATACCAAGCTAATCTTCATGTCCTACTTATAGTAGCTGCCCTCTCATGAACCAACCCTGCACTAATGAAGACCTAACTTTAGCATCTGACAATGCCGTGGCGGCAGCTATTTTTTGGAAGTGTTGACCGGATTCggaaagtaaagtaagtacttatagtcaggtccaccttataattgcagtatttgattaacattggtgttgctgtaCTTGTCTATCTTACAGTATAAGTggaatcaaaattttaaaatttataagtaaaaaaataattaatccatagtaccctttaaaaaaagttaatatataaaatacaaCAACAACTagtttaggaatgtttaatccATTTCAAAGTCAAACtagttgttattgtattttatatagaaaaactgttttttaaaggtactatggaattatttttcaactaacaGATCAAGTAGCCCTAATTAAATACTATTATATTTATAGATTTactttaatattattagaatttataagtaaaatttaatatttagtAATATTAATACTGATCTGATCCGACACTACCTTAACAATGTATTAGGTGGAGGATTAAGTTACATTAGCCCAAAGCTTAATTTCAACACTCATAAAACctttttatttgattaacaatTAAAATAGCTCTCTATTTGTGaaagttaaaaaaaattatctcaaGGTTTTCGTTCATCAGAATGTTTTAACATGATATGACGCTTAATATGCGCCTTCTGTGAAGAGCTGTAAGGACACAGTTCACATGTGTAAGGCTTTTCGCCCGTATGTATAAACATATGCCTTTTCAGTTTGTACAGCTGCGCACTGCTGAAATCGCACACTGTACATTGATGCAACGCTCCTATCTGGTGCGTTTTCGTGTTATGACCTTTGAATTGTTGAAAATCGAACGTACTATAATCGCAGAGTGTACACTGATAATTTTTTCTCTCGCTATGTGTCAACATGTGTCGCTTGAGATGAACCAATTGAGTGGCACCATGACCACATTCACAACATTTAAAAGGTTTTTCACCAGTGTGAGTTAACATGTGCTGTTTTAGTTTCGAGTTTCTAAAGCAAATGTATCCACATTCAGTGCAACTAAACTTTTTCTCATGAGAGTGCGTTTTCGTATGACGTTGAAAACTAGCATGGTCAACAGTACTAAAGCTACAATATTTACACTTGAATACTCCCTCATCACTATGAACCAACATGTGGGATTGGAGTTTATTACTTTGGAAACAAGAATACTCACACTGAGAACACTTGAATGGAGCCTCCTTTGTGTGAATCACCATATGCCGTTTGAGTTTGAAAGATTCGTCACATATGTACTCACATTCACTGCAGCGAAAAGCAGGCCCATAGTGTTTTCGCATATGCACGTCCATTTCGACACTACTCAAACTACTATAATTATTACATACACTACACGTCAATAACTTTTTCCGCTTATGAGCACGCATGTGACGTTTGTAAAACTTGGTCGCAAACGATTTATTACAAAGTGTACACATTTTCCTCCCATCAACTATTTCATTAACGATCTTCTCTTCATCAGTCACATCAAAGCCATCAATTTCTTCTGtttcaatttgattaaatcCACTATCGATGACTTCTGTTTTGATGACCAAATCCACTGTTTCAATGTTTTCGTTTATTAATTCCtcattactttttgaatttTCCACTGTCCATGTGGAGTCACTAATTTCACCATTTAGAACACATGAAACTAAATCCTCAGCACTCAATGGAGAAAACGATGAGTCCACGGGCTCTGCaatgttaaataataaataaatattgtgcaTTTGAACCATTATTCAATTACCTTTACATAAATcatgaacattttataaaaaaaatgaatggttaAATAAACTGACAGTTGCTGATACTGAATCTTGATGACAGAAAATTGATGAGTCTATCACTATTTTCGTATggattcaatttatataaactgATTCATTGGAGCATTTCAACCTCGCcatataattcaatatcaacCAATTTTTTTGGGGGAAAGAGTGTCTcaccttttttctctcttttgaATGTTTCATCTAATAAGTTAGATGAGTGAACCAGCCACTGGTTCACTAATGTCAAACCATTAGTATAGGGAGACCGGCTCAATActttcagttttcaaaatatactGCATTGAAGGTTTCCATTCCATATGAAAAAGTTTAAAGATGGTCATTATGCAAATGCACAATTATTCAACCCATGTTGGAGCGATTTCAATCGACGAATAGGAAAAAAATCAGATCAACCTACAGGTTAGAATTTGAGATTTGAtcgattatattgaagttcaTTAGAATTTCATCCTGAACTGTTTTTGTTTGttaaatattgtattactatattgtttattttgtgtgCTATGCACTATATATTTACATTATTTCGTGAACTGTTTCTTTTTGAAgagaaaaatttgatttgatccgAATGAGGTAACAAGATTCTTGATATAAGATATACTTTTCAGCTATGTTACTTATGCAAACCAATAGTTTTTAGGAACAAGGATACTcacaattttcaagttattactgacaaaataattatatataaaaatgaattgaagcttaatgaataattttattgaagataatattttcaatcaaatttgaaaatattactttgtCATCACTAAAGTCATTCCACGTTATGAAATACGATTAATAGTTGAATCTTATTCGTTTAATTGACtttattcctttatttttaactGAATCGTATATAGTATCAAGTCCAACAGCAAGGCCTATCAGCATAAATGGAGGAAGAACAAAGAACagatgataaattaatattgatactTACCCTCAGCTGCTGTCATGTCCAAACTATCTGGATCTTGATACAAGTCTGTTTCACTATCATTGTCACTATCttgtaaatcatcaaaattGTCAGGTTCctggaaattcaaattcaatttattcacagcCAACAATACAAAAGTTTTACAAGttatcatataataataataaggctCAGATCTGgggtcagagttttcaggtcgcacctgatcaattgcagggcctctgacatgacctacaGTCTGTGttaaataagttgagacttgaccctccatccgaagaaattacaaggttgccaattcgtgAAAAATTGCAACTTTCCCAAATTCAACggcagaattggatgtagaatatcatccccgatatcctaatGGTGCTATAAAAATTTTCAGGGTTGAAGGTTTAAAAGGAAATGTAACtttcatgataaaattggaaacatcgtaaagatttgtttttttcttttgaatatcacttctctcagaatcatgggcgtcgtaatacataataatttgatatCAAATTGATGGGGAGAATGTcttctttctattggtgtctggatcatttttatccgaccaacattttaataattatttatcattttataatatcattttttaataattgatgattatgttcgtcgatgtcgagacatttcgagcagaaaacatgaaattatcgacatgctggaaacttttttgtttcgaaagataagtgggtggtgaaagcgagaaagtttctcagaaataattgaaattattttttcaattgtcaaaagtagtcggtagatcgtattttggtctccaaggaattttaaagttaggagagcggctgcatggtttacattgtgtaccaaattgtatgctaaaggctggaattttacaaaatatgcGGTGCTGTCAAGAGGTGGTATCTTGCAAGAGATTGTGTTATGTTGTATAATTTGTTCAGGATATggaaattatttatattcatgttatGACAATGTAAGTAATGTGAGAAATTGTATCAAATCAATGCtgatagaataagaaaaattgaGTAGTGGAATTAAGAAAAACCAAGAGTGACCTTTCTTTTGGTAAAAACCCAAGATTGACCTAATTTTAAGataattaattaaatgaaattccaaatagttcattattttaaatttgattcaaatatattgaaattaggcctatttattgtaatttctattgatataatatgaatgaatatattcCAGTAAATTAAGTTGAATGTAACAGAACGTACTAAATAAAGTTATTTCTGGTAATCTGCTCTTATACAGATTATTATCATCCCATTGATGGTCAAACGAGAATCATGCCATGAAGCTATTGAAGAAcgacttctatagtgaggtccacatcataatgacagtatttgttcaactttggaattgctatccttgtctatcattcgacaaagccggtggtactatccttttctaggtccacaacgatgctaattgtgtttttgacagtgtaaaaatataattaattaattcagagaatctgcatcgctattcttctatctttattcactgtcattataacgtggacctcactatatgaatatttttctcctcttattacagtatagtaatctattcaattcaagaaccctttaaatattgaatgatgaaACATAGATAGGCCTAGGCCTACATAATATTCAGTAATTATTAGCCTACAGTATTGATTGAGCTTACCAGTTTAATGAATACTACTTCTTGTTCCATGTTGGAAGATTCATCAACCTTTTAAATGCCCGTTAGCTGTAAAGATATGAAATAAGTTACCGTATACAATACTTTGAATAATTGATAGATTGTATgagaataacaaaaataattaagacACGTACAAAGGATTTGAGCCTAAAATAAAATATggatattatcatattatcaaaTAAGATTAACTtggatgaaaatttaaataaatctttattcttTTCAATACCGTACCACAACACGGCAATAATCTTATCATTATTACAAAGTTGGAAGAAAAGGCACAGCTTGATTCTTATCGTAACTTTAATATCAAAACTAGATACTAGCAATATTCTCTGATGACTAATCTATATCGATGATATCAGTCAGAAATAGTTACAGTTAAGTACTTTGTTGTTTGTTCCTAAGTTAGTGTATAAGCTTAGATGAATAAAACGTAAGATCGATCCAATGTAAGCAGAGACAAATGATCTACAGACACTATTAAACGgcatctttactctatgatatAAGGTAAGGTTGTCTAGAATACATATGTGTTatactaaaatattattttccctTCAAATTTAAATCTTTTGTAAATGTTATAGCTAACCCTAAATACAAACTTCGAAAAGTAGGTCATTGTTATTGTTTAGACCCCAACTATACGGGCGTCTTGAACTGGATTTATTTTGGGTCTTCAGAAAACGCATGGTCTCTTATGGGATTTATTCCGCTTGTATAGGTAGTTAACTTCAACACCATAAGCTTGCATCCGGCTgacaattaattttaaataaatgaattttatataaaaataacgggGAGAATACCACTTTTGATATCCAAATCATGTTTATCCTATTCATAGTGATTCTctaattatgattataattgtCAATGTCAATACATTTTGAACGAAAAACAACAAATTTCCAACATGCAAGAGACGTTTTTGTTTCAAGAGATAACAATTATTGGGTACCTAGTAAAAGCAAGAGAGTTTTACAGAAATAatcgaaaatatttttcaattgtcaaaggTATAGTTGGAAGATTGTACAGAATGCAGTAGTCTCGTTTAAAGATGTGTCATTTCTAGAGAAAGGTGTGAATTATAAATTagcataatttttcataaatacaaCTGGCAACTTCCCAATCCCAGATTAATCAAGTAATCTGTTTGTTCTGAGATCTGACAAGATTGCGGTTTTTTAAAAGATTGAATTAATAGCAACCAGAATTCTGAAATTAATCTAAGAGTTAACAAAATTTAAATAGTGGGCTACTTACTGAACAGATTACGATGacttatattataaaataaagaatacaatcATATTGGCAAACCCTGTTTATTGGTCAGTTGAGTAATAGGTGATGtcaagatttttaaaaagttgtcacttaaatattattatctattataagTAATCCTCAATGTTATCAAATGAATGGAATGACCTAAAAATGCATCTCATCAGTACGGTTATTTGGAATAAATCATATTGCACTACCTTTTGATTCAACTTTGATTTCCTcttgaaaattcattcaaaaatattcaatgacaTTTACTAACTTAAAAGTAATTAAAAGTTTTATGTTGATTGaaagtataattattacaaaataaaactatcagtcaTAGCATTTACATAGATTTTAGGTTAACCTAGcctacaaaaatacaataacaaactCAAAGTTTCGACCTCGATATTTCTTTCCTCGACATGTTGCTGTCGACGTCTAGTTCATCTTCGGCCAATCAGAGCTTTGAATATGGTATCCAGAAGATTCCAGAACATTCTTGACCAATAGGAAACGTATATAAGATAGACGCGCCACATTAGCAATCTTTTGAAAAACAGGGACAGTATTGAATAGTGTATTAAACGCGAAAGAGTTCTATTGTTATACaagaataaattggaaattgttCTTACAAGTGGAACACGTTTTTTTCTGAATTGCGAATAAGTGTTTTTTGTTGACAGGAAATTGGAATTGccatactattacaaaataaaatcatgCCTGGAGGATCACCAACAATCGGCATCGATTTGGGAACAACTTATTCCTGTGCTGGAGCCTTTCTAATGGGAGAAGTACGAATATTGGTCAACGATCAAGGCAACAAAACAACGCCGAGCTATGTTGCTTTTACGGACCATGCACGTTTTATCGGCGAAGCAGCGAAAAACTACGTTACAAGGAATCCACAGAATACAGTATTCGATGCGAAACGACTTATAGGACGCCGGTATGATGACCCGAAGATCACACAGGGAATGAGACACTGGCAGTTTGGAGTATTGAACGATTGTGGTAAGCCAATGATTGAAGTTGATTTTAAAGGCGCAAAAAAACGATTCTATCCTGAAGAAATAAGTGCCATGATTCTTGCAAAAATGAAAGAGATTGCAGAAAACAACTTGGGTACGGCTGTGAATAATGCAGTCATCACTGTGCCAGCTTATTTTAATGATTCTCAGCGACAAGCAACTAAAGATGCAGGAACTATTGCTGGATTTAATGTGTTGCGAATTATCAACGAACCCACTGCCGCTGCACTAGCTTACGGTTTGGATAAACATGTAAAAGGAGAGCGTAACGTTCTCATTTTTGACCTGGGAGGAGGCACTTTCGACGTCTCTATTCTCACAATCGATGAATGCTCAGTGTTTGAAGTACAGTCTACAGCAGGTAACACGTACCTTGGGGGAGAAGATTTTGATTACCGACTTGTTGATTATCTATGTGAGGAATTCAGGCGGAAGCATGGCATGGACTTGAGAACTAATCGTCGAGCTATGGCTAGATTGAAAACTGCAGCTGAAAGAGCGAAACGCTCTCTTTCGTCAAGTACAGAGGCAAGTATTGAGATTGATTCACTGATTGAAGGCATTGACTTCTTCACGAGAGTATCTCGCACCCGTTTTGAGGAGTTGTGTGCTGATCTTTTTCTTTCAACACTGCTACCAGTAGAAAGAGCACTCGAATGTGCCAGGATGGATAAATCGGAGATTCACGATGTTGTGCTTGTCGGTGGGTCAACTCGTATTCCCAAGATCCAGTCATTACTGCAGAACTTCTTCAATGGCAAGCCCTTAAATGTGGCTATTAATCCTGATGAAGCAGTAGCGTACGGAGCAGCAATCTATGCAGCAATTTTGACAGGAGACAATGGAGCTTTCATCAAAGATATACTTCTAGTTGATGTGACTCCATTATCATTGGGAATTGAAACAGGAGTCGATATAATGGCAACAGTCATCGAACGCAACACTCAGATACCTTGTAAACGATCTCGAATCTTCACAACACACGAAGACAATCAGCCTGATGTTGAAATTCAAATATACGAAGGTGAACGAGTGTTGGCAAAAGACAACAATCTTCTAGGAACGTTCGACCTGATTGGAATCCCCCCAGCACCCAGAGGAGTGCCTCAAATCAAAGTTACTTTTGATATCAATGCGGATGGTATTTTGAATGTAGAAGCTGAGGATATCGGAACAGGATTTTCTGAGAATATCACGATCAAAAACAACAAGGGACGTCTGTCACCAGCTCAGATTAATCGAATGCTTGCCGAAGCCGAACAATTCAAGAAGGAAGACGAAAAACTGCGACAGAGAGTGAGCATAATGAATCAGATGGAAAGCTACATTTTTAGCACAAAACAAGCTGTCAATGAAGCTGGGAATAAGATAACAGagatagaaaagattgagacACTGCAGTGTTGTGATGAGTATCTACAGTGGCTTGAGGCCAACCCCACAGCTGAGAAAGATGAGTTGCAGCTCAAATTCAATGAGCTACAGATACAATGTGCAGTCGTTTTGGTCAAAATTCATCAGGATGATCCTAAAGGCAAATTCATCAACATTGATCACTTGAAATGTTAATTTCTAGGTAAGTTAGTTAGTTTTTATATTCGTAGTTAGTTAAATAAGGTTTTATATAcatcataatatatatcttTAGTTAATCTtcagtttaaattttctagatATAAAATAAGCTCGGAGCTGCATAGTATTGTCACACAATTgattaaattattgttgaatcgttataaataaatgaaaatgtataaaaaaagtCCTAAGAGAAAGTACAACTGTCAAGCCTGAATGTAAGACTGAtttcaaacatcatattgttttATTACAACAGGGCAAAGATGTAGTTGAATGTGAGCCCAGAATgtagtttgaaattattattaaatgtaaaAGACTGTTTTTctatatacaatttattatagTGATGCATTTCTTTTATATTAGTAGACTTTCttgataatttgattacaatgtgtaatgtattgaaaaataagtGCCTTCGCATTATGAAACTCTACCTCAGATTTTATAAGGATAAGATTTCGATTAAAATACGATGAAAGACCAATGTATTCATTCATcttgtttgaataaaatgaaatggtataaaataatttgttttcattttttgaacCTAAGCctaatttgaatagtattggGCAAACAGTTTCCAATTACTACTTTGTaatctaaataaattaaatgatcACCTTGATTACAATCAATGATGATGGGGTCTGGGCTTTGCAAATGCAACCTTCTTTGCTCGGCCGGATGGTAGGTTAGAATCTTGCCCGTGTACATGGATACACTATTGATCATCTCTTCCCATTACCTACGCACAAGGGCCCAAGTAAAAAGCTTATGTGAGCTCAACCAAAAAAATCCTAAAAacaatcatttcatttttatttcattgtattttattacTGTAGAGTTGTCTCAGTGAAGCATTAAACTAGAGAGAAATCCACTCAATCATAATGTAGAACACTCATTTAATTAATCT is part of the Nilaparvata lugens isolate BPH chromosome Y, ASM1435652v1, whole genome shotgun sequence genome and encodes:
- the LOC120348929 gene encoding heat shock protein 68-like; its protein translation is MPGGSPTIGIDLGTTYSCAGAFLMGEVRILVNDQGNKTTPSYVAFTDHARFIGEAAKNYVTRNPQNTVFDAKRLIGRRYDDPKITQGMRHWQFGVLNDCGKPMIEVDFKGAKKRFYPEEISAMILAKMKEIAENNLGTAVNNAVITVPAYFNDSQRQATKDAGTIAGFNVLRIINEPTAAALAYGLDKHVKGERNVLIFDLGGGTFDVSILTIDECSVFEVQSTAGNTYLGGEDFDYRLVDYLCEEFRRKHGMDLRTNRRAMARLKTAAERAKRSLSSSTEASIEIDSLIEGIDFFTRVSRTRFEELCADLFLSTLLPVERALECARMDKSEIHDVVLVGGSTRIPKIQSLLQNFFNGKPLNVAINPDEAVAYGAAIYAAILTGDNGAFIKDILLVDVTPLSLGIETGVDIMATVIERNTQIPCKRSRIFTTHEDNQPDVEIQIYEGERVLAKDNNLLGTFDLIGIPPAPRGVPQIKVTFDINADGILNVEAEDIGTGFSENITIKNNKGRLSPAQINRMLAEAEQFKKEDEKLRQRVSIMNQMESYIFSTKQAVNEAGNKITEIEKIETLQCCDEYLQWLEANPTAEKDELQLKFNELQIQCAVVLVKIHQDDPKGKFINIDHLKC
- the LOC120348930 gene encoding oocyte zinc finger protein XlCOF7.1-like, with translation MEQEVVFIKLEPDNFDDLQDSDNDSETDLYQDPDSLDMTAAEEPVDSSFSPLSAEDLVSCVLNGEISDSTWTVENSKSNEELINENIETVDLVIKTEVIDSGFNQIETEEIDGFDVTDEEKIVNEIVDGRKMCTLCNKSFATKFYKRHMRAHKRKKLLTCSVCNNYSSLSSVEMDVHMRKHYGPAFRCSECEYICDESFKLKRHMVIHTKEAPFKCSQCEYSCFQSNKLQSHMLVHSDEGVFKCKYCSFSTVDHASFQRHTKTHSHEKKFSCTECGYICFRNSKLKQHMLTHTGEKPFKCCECGHGATQLVHLKRHMLTHSERKNYQCTLCDYSTFDFQQFKGHNTKTHQIGALHQCTVCDFSSAQLYKLKRHMFIHTGEKPYTCELCPYSSSQKAHIKRHIMLKHSDERKP